GGGTGGTCGGCAGGGTCAGGAAGTTGCTGGCCTTGGCCGGGATCAACGGCCCGCCCGGCGAGGATTTCCACGCCTTGCTGATCTGTCGGTCGAACAGCACCCGCAGGAACATCAGCACCGAGCAGACGGCGATGGTGGCCAGGATGGCCGGGCTGGTGCCATGCACCTCGAGGTTGATACCGACGATGGTCAATTTGAGACCGAGTACCGGATAGGCCACGGCCCATACCAGCAGGGCGCTGAACAGCGCCTGTTTAAGATTCCTAGTCATACTTTCTCAACCTCCGGACGGCCCAGAATGCCGGTCGGACGGAACAACAGCACCAGAACCAACAAGCCGAAAGCCACCACGTCCTTGTATTGGTCGCCGAAGATATCGGCGCCGAAGGCTTCCGCCACCCCGAGTACCAGGCCGCCCAGCATGGCGCCCGGAATACTGCCGATACCGCCCAGTACCGCGGCGGTGAAGGCCTTGAGACCGACCAGGAAGCCGGCGTTGGGGTTGATCACACCGTATTGCATGCTCAGCAGCACGGCCGCGATCGCCGCCAGCGCGGCACCGATCACGAAGGTCAGGGCGATGATGTTGTTGGTGTTGATCCCCAGCAGGTTGGCCATCTTGATGTCTTCGGCGCAGGCACGGCAGGCGCGGCCCAGGCGGGAGCGAGAGATGAACAGGGTCAGGCCGAGCATGGCGACCAGGGTCACCACGAACACCACGATCTGCATGTAGGAGACCAGCACTTCCTGTGCGCCGCCCGGCCCGATGGAGAAGTTCCCGGGAATCAGGTTGGGGATGGATTTGTCCTTGGAGTCTTGCGCCAGCAGCACCGTGTTCTGCAGGAAGATCGACATGCCGATGGCGGAAATCAGCGGAATCAGACGGTTGCTGCCGCGCAGGGGGCGATAGGCGATCCGTTCGATGCTGTAGCCGTAGGAACTGGTGACGACGATGCTCGCGATGAAGGCCGCGGTCATCAACAGCGGGACGTTGTCGAGTCCCATCATGGCCAGCCCGGCGATGGCGATGAACGCCACGTAGGAACCGATCATGTACACCTCGCCGTGGGCGAAGTTGATCATTCCAATGATGCCGTAAACCATCGTATAGCCGATGGCGATCAGGGCATACGTGCTGCCAATGGTCAGGCCATTAACCAGCTGTTGGAAAAAGTGATAGAGGTCAGGCATTACAGCGCTCCTAAAAACCTGATACGCATTTCACTGGTGGAGTCATTTTCCCGCCTGCCCCCTGTGGATCTCTATCCACTTCGAGCCAGGTTTTGCCAGCGAACCGCTGATGACGGTTTTGAGATTTTCAGGTGGGCGGGCTTCCGGATCACGGAAAACAGGCCCAATACGTTCGTAAAACAAAGCCCACGGCACGCCGTGGGCTTTATTGGCAGTCAGTAAGGCAGGGCCTTATTGAGGCGAGACTTCGGTTTTAGGCTTGCCGAAGTGCCACTCGTAGACCACGAACTTGAAGTCTTTCAGGTCGCCCTTGGCGTCGAAGCTCAGGTCGCCGGTCGGGGTCTTGAAGGAGCCTGCGTGGATGGCTTCGGCCACTTTGGCCGGGTCTTCGCTCTTGGCGGCGGCGATACCGCCGGCAATCACTTCGACCGCCGAGTAGGAAGGGAACACGAACGGGCCGCTCGGATCTTCTTTCTTGGCCTTGAACGCATCGGCCAGGGCCACGTTGGCCGGATCCTGGTCGAAGGATTTCGGCAGGGTCACCAGCAGGCCTTCGGAAGCGTCCTTGGCGATCTGCGAAATGGAGTCGTTACCCACGCCTTCCGGACCCATGAACTTGGCCTTCAGGCCTTTTTCCTGGGCCTGGCGCAGGATCAGGCCCAGCTCCGGGTGGTAGCCGCCGTAGTAGACGAAGTCGACGTTGGCTTGCTTGAGCTTGGCGATCATCGAGGAGAAGTCCTTGTCGCCGGCGTTGATGCCTTCGAACACGGCCACCTTGGTGCCTTTCTTCTCCAGGGTCTGCTTCACGGCCGTGGCGATGCCTTCGCCGTATTGCTGCTTGTCGTGCAGGACGGCGACGATTTTCGGTTTCACGTGGTCGGCGATGTAGTTGCCGGCGGCAGGGCCCTGGGCGCTGTCCAGGCCGATGGTGCGGAACACCATCTTGTAGCCGCGGCTGGTGATGTCCGGGCTGGTGGCGGCGGGGGTGATCATGACCACGCCTTCGTCTTCGTAGATGTCCGAAGCCGGTTGAGTGGAGCTGGAGCACAGGTGGCCGACCACGAACTTGACGCCGTCGTTGACGACTTTGTTGGCTACGGCCACGGCTTGTTTCGGATCGCAGGCGTCATCGTATTCGACGGCCTGGAGCTGCTTGCCATCCACGCCGCCCTTGGCGTTGATTTGCT
This portion of the Pseudomonas sp. MRSN 12121 genome encodes:
- a CDS encoding branched-chain amino acid ABC transporter substrate-binding protein, coding for MNKATKQISKLFAAMVLAGVASHSFAADTIKIGIAGPKTGPVAQYGDMQFSGAKMAIEQINAKGGVDGKQLQAVEYDDACDPKQAVAVANKVVNDGVKFVVGHLCSSSTQPASDIYEDEGVVMITPAATSPDITSRGYKMVFRTIGLDSAQGPAAGNYIADHVKPKIVAVLHDKQQYGEGIATAVKQTLEKKGTKVAVFEGINAGDKDFSSMIAKLKQANVDFVYYGGYHPELGLILRQAQEKGLKAKFMGPEGVGNDSISQIAKDASEGLLVTLPKSFDQDPANVALADAFKAKKEDPSGPFVFPSYSAVEVIAGGIAAAKSEDPAKVAEAIHAGSFKTPTGDLSFDAKGDLKDFKFVVYEWHFGKPKTEVSPQ
- the livH gene encoding high-affinity branched-chain amino acid ABC transporter permease LivH; translation: MPDLYHFFQQLVNGLTIGSTYALIAIGYTMVYGIIGMINFAHGEVYMIGSYVAFIAIAGLAMMGLDNVPLLMTAAFIASIVVTSSYGYSIERIAYRPLRGSNRLIPLISAIGMSIFLQNTVLLAQDSKDKSIPNLIPGNFSIGPGGAQEVLVSYMQIVVFVVTLVAMLGLTLFISRSRLGRACRACAEDIKMANLLGINTNNIIALTFVIGAALAAIAAVLLSMQYGVINPNAGFLVGLKAFTAAVLGGIGSIPGAMLGGLVLGVAEAFGADIFGDQYKDVVAFGLLVLVLLFRPTGILGRPEVEKV